A portion of the Oxynema aestuarii AP17 genome contains these proteins:
- a CDS encoding putative PEP-binding protein, whose protein sequence is MMFGSDTIDNPLYTLECIEPAQRQIVGETAYALGHLARQGLPVLPGLVISARSLREFLEAYDWVEPLFAELLNSSLHLNLEDPRQLQAIARHIRGELLAAEIPATWLDRLVEEIASLGSPTVKLSPSLHVHGDSDHGALALKASSLLDSYYSPVQPEAIARGILQTWAELFRARNLFYWQRAGIGLQSLDLAILVQSADNAIASGAIAASPQQWQIESTWGLGIALGRDDVFGDRDLVDPETAQIRDRQPGRHRIAYELEPQTPGAECNGQGKIEIVEIERPLTDGERDRSVLDPTQLQGAIRLSQQLREQLGDCFLAQWLLYPARENGSSRFYLSQAYRADASQLPEAPIAAQPSPTPADNGAANEPTQSWQGIGAASGRAIAPAYLWDGDRATHDSIPPGHILVTEAIAPENCAAVSQAAAIVTERGGIASHAAIVARELGIPAVVGVPNITRAITSGESLLVDGGSGVVSRQPHPSPDPTDDPPPNLSNSRLESLVYASDRGLSVFEELVPNSTKMLVNLGYGRRVEQLARLPVDGVGLVRSELLACELSQMPSWELSRDRAVGIETFDKIANYLTQLAELFYPRPIFYRSLDLRSRQSAPKPVPASSLSPPYLDNGAATQGESETLGVHGAFSYLIDPALFDLELETLAHLRQQGQRNIHLMLPFVRSVEEFVFCRRRVKRAGLDDGNDFQLWIMAEVPSSIFLVPEYVRAGVQGISIGTNDLTQLLLAADREHPQMAAAFDARHKAVKRAIYQLVSQAKQAGIPCSICGLAPARHPEIVDELVRWGIDSISVEPDAIESTYRAIARAERRLAIDAARQQVSPPQI, encoded by the coding sequence ATGATGTTCGGTTCGGATACGATCGACAATCCCCTCTACACGCTGGAGTGTATCGAGCCAGCACAACGGCAGATCGTCGGGGAAACTGCTTACGCTCTCGGCCACCTCGCGCGGCAAGGATTGCCCGTATTGCCGGGATTGGTGATTTCGGCGCGAAGCCTACGGGAGTTTTTAGAAGCTTACGACTGGGTAGAGCCATTATTTGCCGAATTGCTCAATTCTTCCTTGCATCTCAATCTCGAAGATCCCCGGCAACTTCAGGCGATCGCCCGCCATATCCGAGGAGAACTGCTCGCCGCCGAGATCCCCGCAACCTGGCTCGATCGCCTCGTCGAGGAGATCGCCAGCCTCGGCAGCCCCACGGTCAAGCTCTCCCCGTCCCTGCACGTCCACGGCGATTCCGACCATGGCGCCTTGGCGCTAAAAGCGTCGAGTTTACTCGATAGCTACTACAGTCCCGTGCAACCGGAGGCGATCGCCCGGGGGATCCTCCAGACCTGGGCCGAGTTATTTCGCGCCCGCAATCTGTTTTACTGGCAGCGCGCCGGAATCGGGCTCCAGTCCTTAGATTTAGCCATCCTCGTACAAAGCGCAGACAACGCGATCGCCTCCGGAGCGATCGCCGCGAGTCCGCAACAGTGGCAAATTGAAAGCACCTGGGGGTTGGGAATCGCCCTCGGACGCGACGACGTATTCGGCGATCGCGATCTCGTCGATCCCGAAACCGCTCAGATCCGCGATCGTCAACCCGGTCGCCACCGCATCGCCTACGAACTCGAACCCCAAACCCCCGGAGCCGAATGCAACGGCCAAGGGAAAATAGAGATCGTCGAGATCGAGCGTCCCCTCACCGATGGCGAACGCGATCGCTCCGTCCTCGATCCGACTCAATTGCAAGGCGCAATCCGCCTCAGCCAACAACTGCGCGAGCAACTGGGGGATTGCTTTCTCGCCCAATGGTTGCTCTACCCCGCTCGGGAAAACGGTTCGAGCCGCTTTTATCTGAGTCAAGCCTATCGTGCAGACGCCTCTCAACTCCCAGAAGCCCCGATCGCCGCGCAACCGTCGCCAACCCCCGCAGACAACGGCGCGGCGAACGAGCCAACCCAAAGCTGGCAAGGAATTGGGGCCGCTTCCGGTCGGGCGATCGCCCCGGCTTACCTGTGGGATGGCGATCGCGCCACTCACGACAGCATCCCTCCCGGCCATATTTTAGTCACCGAGGCGATCGCCCCGGAAAACTGCGCCGCCGTCAGTCAAGCGGCGGCGATCGTTACCGAACGTGGCGGGATCGCCAGCCACGCGGCGATCGTCGCCCGGGAATTGGGAATTCCCGCCGTCGTCGGCGTCCCCAACATTACCCGCGCCATTACCAGTGGGGAATCCTTACTCGTAGACGGAGGTAGCGGCGTCGTTAGCCGACAGCCCCACCCTTCGCCAGACCCCACGGACGATCCGCCCCCGAACTTGTCCAATTCTCGGCTGGAAAGTTTAGTTTATGCCAGCGATCGCGGCTTGTCCGTGTTTGAAGAACTGGTACCGAACAGCACCAAAATGCTCGTCAATCTCGGTTACGGGCGCCGGGTCGAACAACTCGCCCGCTTACCCGTCGATGGCGTCGGTTTGGTGCGATCGGAACTGTTAGCGTGCGAGTTATCGCAAATGCCCAGTTGGGAATTATCCCGCGATCGCGCCGTCGGGATCGAAACCTTCGATAAAATCGCCAATTATCTGACTCAATTAGCCGAATTGTTTTATCCGCGACCAATTTTTTACCGTTCTCTCGACCTGCGATCGCGCCAAAGCGCCCCCAAACCCGTTCCCGCATCCAGCCTTTCCCCGCCCTATTTAGATAATGGCGCCGCCACCCAAGGCGAGAGCGAAACCTTGGGCGTCCACGGTGCCTTTAGCTATTTAATCGATCCGGCCTTATTCGATTTAGAATTAGAAACCTTAGCCCACCTGCGACAACAGGGACAGCGCAACATTCATTTGATGTTACCCTTCGTGCGCTCCGTCGAAGAGTTCGTTTTCTGTCGTCGCCGGGTCAAACGGGCCGGACTCGACGACGGCAACGATTTTCAACTGTGGATTATGGCGGAAGTTCCCTCGTCGATCTTTCTCGTCCCCGAATACGTCCGTGCGGGCGTCCAGGGGATTTCGATCGGAACCAACGATTTGACCCAATTACTGCTCGCCGCCGATCGCGAACACCCGCAAATGGCGGCAGCCTTCGACGCCCGCCACAAAGCAGTCAAACGGGCGATTTATCAGTTGGTTTCGCAAGCCAAACAAGCGGGGATTCCTTGCTCGATTTGCGGTTTGGCCCCCGCACGCCACCCCGAGATCGTAGACGAGCTGGTGCGCTGGGGCATCGATTCGATTTCCGTCGAACCCGACGCGATCGAATCGACCTACCGCGCGATCGCCCGGGCCGAACGGCGCCTCGCGATCGACGCCGCCCGCCAACAGGTTTCCCCGCCTCAAATTTAA